The following coding sequences lie in one Notolabrus celidotus isolate fNotCel1 chromosome 6, fNotCel1.pri, whole genome shotgun sequence genomic window:
- the dennd11 gene encoding DENN domain-containing protein 11, with the protein MVKKSDRAPLLDWEETPPPEANQTAPPQPDAPAEKSSQPTGRGTPSTGTGAGTGWSSNGNGPITCSPTRSLTAGVASGNGSPGRPRTGISGHGWDRPELLGTDRNVPFPGLSVRDQWEEKDQIVAVFVVTFDTRSGNMVEWCLPHDINLDGVEFKSMASGSHRVTNDFIYFRKGCYFGLACFANMPVESELERGARMKSVGILSPSYTLLYRYMHFLENQVRHQLQCPGQYSPLEAFYDDKKAVLPPAGNGLVTACPTWSVTTINRCMHPEMKITHPAGCMSQFIQFFGEQIMVLWKLALLRKRILIFSPPPVGVVCYRVYCCCCLANVSLPGFGVTVPELRPFFYVNIADIPALETELSYVACTTEKIFEEKKELYDVYVDNQNVKTHKAHLQSLLRVNASDKEKYRKLSEQRQLLLYSQEVDGDCTSNEEDLFILFFMELNNRIFQTLSEVAGSIDPTLTEEHMRAMGLDPQSDRSFLIDLLEVYGIDVTLVIDTLCCP; encoded by the exons ATGGTGAAGAAGTCGGACCGAGCCCCGCTGCTGGACTGGGAGGAGACCCCACCACCCGAGGCGAACCAGACGGCCCCGCCGCAGCCTGACGCACCGGCGGAGAAAAGTTCTCAGCCTACTGGCCGGGGGACACCCAGCACCGGTACCGGGGCCGGGACTGGGTGGAGCAGTAACGGGAACGGCCCCATCACCTGCAGCCCGACGAGGAGCCTGACAGCTGGTGTGGCCAGCGGGAACGGAAGCCCGGGTCGGCCGCGGACAGGGATCTCTGGGCACGGCTGGGATCGCCCGGAGCTCCTCGGTACGGATCGTAATGTTCCCTTCCCCGGCCTCTCCGTGAGGGATCAGTGGGAGGAGAAAGACCAGATCGTGGCTGTGTTTGTAGTTACCTTTGATACTAGATCAG GGAACATGGTGGAGTGGTGCCTGCCCCATGACATCAACCTAGATGGGGTTGAGTTCAAATCGATGGCCAGCGGTTCCCATCGGGTCACCAATGACTTCAT ATATTTCCGTAAAGGCTGTTACTTTGGGCTGGCCTGTTTCGCGAACATGCCTGTGGAGAGCGAGCTGGAGCGTGGAGCTAGGATGAAGTCTGTGGGAATCCTGTCTCCCTCCTACACTCTGCTCTATCGCTACATGCACTTCCTGGAGAACCAAGTTAG acaCCAGTTGCAGTGTCCAGGCCAGTATTCTCCACTAGAGGCCTTCTACGATGATAAAAAGGCGGTGCTCCCCCCTGCAGGAAACGGTCTGGTCACCGCCTGCCCAACCTGGAGTGTTACTACCATCAATCGCTGCATGCACCCAGAGATGAAG ATCACTCACCCAGCTGGCTGCATGTCTCAGTTCATCCAGTTCTTTGGGGAGCAGATTATGGTGCTGTGGAAGCTGGCACTACTTAGGAAACGTATCCTCATTTTCTCTCCCCCACCTGTTGGCGTTGTCTGCTACAGAG TGTATTGCTGTTGCTGCCTGGCCAATGTTTCCTTGCCTGGATTTGGTGTCACTGTGCCTGAGTTACGGCCCTTCTTCTACGTCAACATTGCAGACATCCCCGCCCTGGAGACCGAGCTGTCATACGTAGCCT GTACCACTGAGAAGATTtttgaggagaagaaggagctgTATGATGTTTATGTTGATAACCAGAATGTGAAAACTCACAAAGCTCATCTGCAGTCGCTGCTTCGAGTGAACGCATCGGATAAAGAGAAGTACAGAAAACTGAGCGAACAGAG ACAACTGTTGCTGTACTCTCAGGAGGTAGATGGAGACTGCACTTCAAATGAAGAGGATCTTTTCATCCT GTTCTTCATGGAGCTGAACAACCGCATCTTCCAGACCTTGTCTGAGGTAGCAGGGAGCATTGATCCCACCCTCACCGAGGAGCACATGAGGGCCATGGGGCTCGACCCCCAGAGCGATCGCTCCTTCCTGATCGACCTGCTGGAGGTTTACGGCATCGATGTCACCCTGGTCATAGACACTCTCTGCTGTCCCTAA